The following are from one region of the Streptomyces fradiae genome:
- a CDS encoding Glu/Leu/Phe/Val dehydrogenase dimerization domain-containing protein — protein sequence MTSPSPTTPHAPLVSVTWTDHVTGRQGHLVIDRLVRGVASGGLRMRAGCTLDEVAGLARGMTMKEALHYDPSARYVPLGGAKGGIDCDPRDPEAYGVLVRYLRAVRPYVERFWTTGEDLGLTQDLVDRAAAEAGLVSSVQAVYPLLDDEAEARRRLADAFAVEVDGIGLDELAGGCGVAESVLAALDRAGVPHAGTRVAVQGFGTMGGATARFLARAGLRVVAVADVKGTMAHPEGLDVEALLAARDAFGTVDRAALRPGDAELAGDAWLSADADVLVPAAVSYAIDADNQGRITARWVVEAANMPVLPEAEELLAARGIAVLPDVVVNSATNAWWWWTLFGDIGADPDEAFAHIRRSMRALVEQVLARAEPDGTTARAAAHRLVADRLPEIAERFGWYA from the coding sequence ATGACTTCCCCTTCTCCCACCACTCCGCACGCGCCGTTGGTCTCGGTCACCTGGACCGACCATGTGACGGGCCGTCAGGGTCATCTGGTGATCGACCGGTTGGTGCGCGGCGTGGCCAGCGGCGGGCTGCGGATGCGCGCGGGCTGCACGCTCGACGAGGTCGCCGGACTCGCCCGCGGCATGACGATGAAGGAGGCGCTGCACTACGACCCGAGCGCGCGGTACGTGCCGCTGGGCGGCGCCAAGGGCGGCATCGACTGCGACCCGCGCGACCCCGAGGCGTACGGCGTCCTGGTCCGCTATCTGCGGGCCGTGCGCCCGTACGTCGAGCGGTTCTGGACCACCGGCGAGGACCTGGGGCTCACCCAGGACCTGGTCGACCGGGCGGCCGCGGAGGCCGGTCTGGTGTCGTCGGTGCAGGCCGTGTACCCGCTGCTCGACGACGAGGCGGAGGCGCGGCGGCGGCTCGCCGACGCGTTCGCGGTGGAGGTCGACGGGATCGGTCTTGACGAGCTGGCGGGCGGCTGCGGGGTCGCCGAGTCCGTGCTCGCCGCGCTGGACCGGGCGGGCGTGCCGCACGCGGGGACGCGGGTGGCGGTGCAGGGCTTCGGCACGATGGGCGGGGCGACCGCGCGCTTCCTGGCCCGGGCCGGGCTCCGGGTGGTGGCCGTGGCCGATGTGAAGGGCACGATGGCCCACCCGGAGGGCCTGGACGTCGAGGCGCTGCTCGCCGCCCGGGACGCGTTCGGCACGGTGGACCGGGCCGCGCTCCGGCCCGGTGACGCCGAACTGGCCGGCGACGCCTGGCTGTCGGCGGACGCCGACGTGCTGGTGCCGGCGGCCGTCTCGTACGCGATCGACGCGGACAACCAGGGCCGGATCACGGCCCGTTGGGTCGTCGAGGCGGCCAACATGCCGGTGCTGCCGGAGGCGGAGGAGCTGCTCGCGGCGCGCGGGATCGCGGTGCTGCCGGACGTGGTGGTCAACTCGGCCACCAACGCGTGGTGGTGGTGGACGCTGTTCGGCGACATCGGCGCGGACCCGGACGAGGCCTTCGCGCACATCCGGCGTTCCATGCGGGCCCTGGTCGAGCAGGTGCTGGCCCGGGCCGAGCCGGACGGGACCACGGCGCGCGCGGCGGCGCACCGGCTCGTCGCCGACCGGCTGCCGGAGATCGCGGAGCGCTTCGGCTGGTACGCGTGA
- a CDS encoding TetR/AcrR family transcriptional regulator, which produces MARVRLSVEERRAEILRVAVEQIEARGVGNVRIADVAKELGVSSSLVLYHFSTKELLVAESFAHAARGDLARLRELLGKPRSSATRRLRAAVRWYAPTGQAKGWRLWIEGWAAALREPVLREVTHDLDRQWKAAIAEVVAEGVAAGEFHCERPEDTAWRLTALLDGLAVQMTSYTGSLSRTTMLEWVDDALVRELGIDHERLRTAR; this is translated from the coding sequence GTGGCCAGAGTCCGGTTGAGCGTGGAGGAGAGACGCGCGGAGATCCTGCGCGTCGCCGTCGAGCAGATCGAGGCCCGTGGCGTGGGCAACGTGCGGATCGCGGACGTCGCCAAGGAGCTCGGTGTCAGCAGCTCCCTGGTGCTCTATCACTTCTCCACGAAGGAACTCCTGGTCGCCGAGTCCTTCGCCCACGCCGCCCGCGGCGACCTCGCCCGGCTCCGCGAACTCCTCGGCAAGCCCCGCAGCAGCGCCACCCGGCGGCTGCGCGCGGCGGTCCGCTGGTACGCGCCGACGGGGCAGGCCAAGGGCTGGCGGCTGTGGATCGAGGGCTGGGCGGCGGCGCTGCGGGAGCCCGTGCTGCGCGAGGTCACGCACGACCTCGACCGGCAGTGGAAGGCCGCGATCGCCGAGGTCGTCGCGGAGGGCGTCGCCGCCGGCGAGTTCCACTGCGAGCGGCCAGAGGACACGGCCTGGCGGCTCACCGCCCTGCTCGACGGGCTGGCTGTGCAGATGACCTCGTACACCGGCTCGCTCTCCCGCACCACGATGCTGGAGTGGGTGGACGACGCGCTCGTCCGCGAACTGGGCATCGACCACGAGCGGCTGCGCACCGCGCGCTGA
- a CDS encoding helix-turn-helix domain-containing protein: MTADRSAHPRTPNGPRTRPPTAGESAARRLVDLLAADAPAEELALQPARSRADGAEPAEAARIAETTEAALAVRRVLDQYRRRETELVALFDTAGDLAALRDLDAVLRAIVRRARTLLGADIAYLTLNDPVAQDTFMRVTDGSVSAAFQQLRLGMGEGLGGLVAQTARPYASTDYRSDRRYRHTGTIDDGVAEEGLRGILGVPLRLGEEIIGVLFAADRSPREFTPDAIALLASLADHAAVAIDGARLLEETRETLTRLEAANATARAHSEALHRASDAHDRLTRLVLRGAGIDDMAAEIAALLGGGVAVHDTDGSELARAGTAPVTLCAASLAASRTEGRAVHTDGVWTCAVLAGAEPLGGIVLTGRGDLSEADRRLFERAALVTAMLLLMRRSVAETEDRVRGELLDDLLAGPASSAHWDGGSHTLRARRLGVDLARPHAVAVLDCAPALRPRLAAETARTARRLGGLAGTRHGQVVLLAPADRPGDLARGLATDLARVLGAPVTVGAAGPGTAPEQHAALHAEALRCLTALHALDRTGDGADIADLGFLGVLLGDRADVGAYVERVLGPVIAYDTERGTDLLRTLHAYYEQGASLSRAKDTLHVHVNTVVQRLDRVAQLLGPDWNNPARALETHLALRLHQLTRGGGAGRGDLCCPGDAHR; encoded by the coding sequence ATGACCGCGGACCGCAGCGCACACCCCCGGACGCCGAACGGGCCGCGGACCCGGCCGCCGACGGCCGGCGAATCAGCCGCCCGCCGTCTGGTGGACCTCCTCGCCGCCGACGCGCCCGCCGAGGAGCTCGCGCTCCAGCCGGCCCGCTCGCGCGCCGACGGAGCCGAGCCGGCCGAGGCGGCCCGGATCGCGGAGACCACCGAGGCCGCCCTCGCCGTGCGGCGGGTGCTCGACCAGTACCGCCGCCGTGAGACGGAACTGGTCGCGCTGTTCGACACCGCCGGCGACCTGGCCGCGCTGCGGGACCTCGACGCCGTGCTGCGCGCCATCGTGCGCCGGGCGCGCACCCTCCTCGGCGCCGACATCGCCTATCTCACCCTCAACGACCCGGTCGCGCAGGACACCTTCATGCGGGTCACCGACGGATCCGTCTCCGCCGCCTTCCAGCAGCTCCGGCTCGGCATGGGGGAGGGCCTCGGCGGTCTGGTCGCGCAGACCGCTCGCCCGTACGCCAGCACCGACTACCGGTCCGACCGGCGCTACCGGCACACCGGGACGATCGACGACGGCGTGGCCGAGGAAGGGCTGCGCGGCATCCTCGGCGTCCCGCTGCGGCTCGGCGAGGAGATCATCGGCGTGCTGTTCGCCGCCGACCGGTCCCCGCGCGAGTTCACCCCCGACGCCATCGCCCTGCTCGCCTCGCTCGCCGACCACGCCGCCGTCGCCATCGACGGCGCACGCCTCCTGGAGGAGACCCGCGAGACCCTCACCCGGCTCGAAGCCGCCAACGCCACCGCCCGCGCCCACAGCGAGGCCCTGCACCGGGCCTCCGACGCCCACGACCGGCTGACCAGGCTGGTGCTGCGCGGCGCGGGCATCGACGACATGGCAGCCGAGATCGCGGCCCTGCTCGGCGGCGGAGTCGCCGTCCACGACACCGACGGCAGCGAACTCGCCCGGGCCGGCACCGCACCGGTCACCCTCTGTGCCGCAAGCCTCGCCGCCTCCCGCACCGAAGGGCGCGCCGTGCACACGGACGGCGTCTGGACCTGCGCCGTCCTCGCCGGCGCCGAACCGCTCGGCGGCATCGTCCTCACCGGACGCGGCGACCTCTCGGAGGCCGACCGCCGCCTCTTCGAACGTGCCGCACTGGTCACCGCGATGCTGCTGCTCATGCGCCGGTCCGTCGCCGAGACCGAGGACCGGGTACGCGGCGAACTCCTCGACGACCTCCTCGCCGGCCCCGCCTCCTCCGCCCACTGGGACGGCGGCAGCCACACCCTGCGTGCCCGGCGCCTCGGCGTCGACCTCGCCCGGCCCCACGCCGTCGCCGTCCTCGACTGCGCACCCGCACTGCGCCCCCGGCTCGCCGCCGAGACCGCCCGCACCGCCCGCCGGCTCGGCGGCCTGGCCGGCACCCGGCACGGCCAGGTCGTCCTGCTCGCACCGGCCGACCGGCCCGGCGACCTCGCCCGCGGCCTCGCGACCGACCTCGCCCGCGTCCTCGGCGCACCCGTCACCGTCGGCGCCGCGGGCCCCGGCACCGCACCCGAACAGCACGCCGCCCTGCACGCCGAGGCCCTGCGCTGCCTCACCGCCCTCCACGCCCTCGACCGCACCGGGGACGGCGCCGACATCGCCGACCTCGGCTTCCTCGGTGTCCTGCTCGGCGACCGGGCCGACGTCGGCGCGTACGTCGAGCGCGTCCTCGGCCCGGTCATCGCGTACGACACCGAGCGCGGCACCGACCTGCTGCGCACCCTCCACGCCTACTACGAGCAGGGCGCCAGCCTCTCCCGTGCCAAGGACACCCTCCACGTGCACGTGAACACGGTCGTCCAGCGCCTCGACCGCGTCGCCCAACTCCTCGGCCCCGACTGGAACAACCCCGCCCGCGCCCTGGAGACCCACCTGGCCCTCCGCCTCCACCAGCTCACCCGCGGCGGCGGCGCCGGGCGCGGTGATCTCTGCTGCCCCGGCGACGCTCATCGGTGA
- a CDS encoding MFS transporter, with product MSDTTTPRSGISRIVAASLIGTTIEWYDFFLYGSAAALVFNTLFFPSADPLVGTLIAFITYAIGFAARPLGGIVFGHYGDKIGRKKLLVVSLLMMGGATFAMGLLPTYETIGIGAPILLTVLRLVQGFALGGEWGGAVLIVSEHGGDRNRGFWASWPQAGAPGGNLLATGVLALLAAFQSESAFQSWGWRVPFLLSGLLVVIGLWIRVSVSESPVFLAAQAKAEAAAAQGVQEKAPVVEVFRRSWREVLSSIGTRFGENISYYILTSFLLVYVTTHLELPKSTALNAVLIGSAVHFVTIPLWGALSDRVGRRPVTLIGSVGMAVWAFVFFGLVDSGSFAVITLAVTAGLLLHGAMYGPQAAFISEMFDTKVRYSGASMGSQLASILAGALAPIIAVELLKDYASSTPIAVYLSAAAVVTTITVAVTRETRGRDLARSRDDQGDAAPATADADAETGSDAVAAGDRA from the coding sequence ATGTCTGACACCACCACGCCGAGAAGCGGCATCAGCCGTATCGTCGCCGCCAGCCTGATCGGCACGACCATCGAGTGGTACGACTTCTTCCTCTACGGCTCCGCCGCCGCCCTCGTCTTCAACACGCTGTTCTTCCCCAGCGCCGATCCGCTCGTGGGCACCCTGATCGCCTTCATCACGTACGCCATCGGGTTCGCCGCCCGCCCGCTCGGCGGGATCGTCTTCGGCCACTACGGCGACAAGATCGGCCGCAAGAAGCTGCTCGTGGTCAGCCTCCTGATGATGGGCGGCGCGACCTTCGCCATGGGCCTGCTGCCCACGTACGAGACCATCGGCATCGGCGCGCCGATCCTGCTGACCGTGCTGCGCCTGGTCCAGGGCTTCGCGCTCGGCGGCGAGTGGGGCGGCGCCGTCCTCATCGTCTCCGAGCACGGCGGCGACAGGAACCGCGGCTTCTGGGCCTCCTGGCCGCAGGCCGGCGCCCCCGGCGGCAACCTGCTCGCCACCGGAGTCCTCGCCCTCCTCGCCGCTTTCCAGTCGGAATCCGCCTTCCAGTCCTGGGGCTGGCGTGTCCCCTTCCTGCTGTCCGGTCTCCTCGTGGTCATCGGACTGTGGATCCGCGTCTCGGTGTCCGAGTCCCCGGTGTTCCTCGCCGCGCAGGCCAAGGCCGAGGCCGCCGCCGCGCAGGGTGTGCAGGAGAAGGCCCCGGTCGTCGAGGTGTTCCGGCGCAGCTGGCGCGAGGTGCTCTCCTCCATCGGCACCCGGTTCGGCGAGAACATCTCGTACTACATCCTCACCTCCTTCCTGCTCGTGTACGTCACCACCCATCTGGAGCTCCCCAAGAGCACCGCGCTGAACGCCGTCCTGATCGGCTCCGCCGTCCACTTCGTCACCATCCCGCTGTGGGGCGCGCTGTCCGACCGCGTCGGGCGGCGGCCCGTCACCCTCATCGGCTCCGTGGGCATGGCCGTCTGGGCGTTCGTCTTCTTCGGCCTCGTCGACTCCGGGTCGTTCGCCGTCATCACCCTGGCCGTCACCGCCGGCCTGCTGCTGCACGGCGCGATGTACGGGCCGCAGGCCGCGTTCATCTCCGAGATGTTCGACACCAAGGTCCGCTACTCCGGCGCCTCGATGGGCTCCCAGCTCGCCTCCATCCTGGCCGGCGCGCTCGCCCCGATCATCGCCGTCGAACTCCTCAAGGACTACGCGTCGTCCACCCCCATCGCCGTCTACCTCAGCGCGGCCGCCGTGGTCACCACCATCACCGTGGCCGTCACCCGCGAGACCCGCGGACGTGACCTCGCCCGCTCGCGCGACGACCAGGGCGACGCCGCCCCGGCGACGGCCGACGCCGACGCCGAAACCGGCTCCGACGCCGTCGCCGCGGGCGACCGGGCCTGA
- a CDS encoding VOC family protein, whose translation MITTDFAPGTPCWLDLGAPDVGAAADFYGAVLGWEYEPMEGGEGDEEMEGGMFRKDGKTVAGLGKLTEEGARSAWMIYYTVADADATTEAVERAGGTVRVAPRDLGEWGRMAQYSDPLGGQFAVWQPGKDTGVELVDKAGSLNWTELYTSDAAAAKEFYGSVFGWRFSDMPLPGGGADGTYTLITPAGLPEDRMQGGLMELSKDDLALAGGRPYWHPVFAVDDCDAAVAAATGNGGTVQMGPEDAEGVGRIAVCLDRANADFVLLKPAAQA comes from the coding sequence ATGATCACCACTGACTTCGCTCCCGGCACCCCCTGCTGGCTCGACCTCGGCGCGCCCGACGTCGGCGCCGCCGCGGACTTCTACGGCGCCGTCCTCGGCTGGGAGTACGAGCCGATGGAAGGCGGCGAGGGCGACGAGGAGATGGAGGGCGGCATGTTCCGGAAGGACGGCAAGACCGTCGCCGGGCTCGGCAAGCTCACCGAGGAGGGCGCCCGCTCGGCCTGGATGATCTATTACACGGTCGCCGACGCGGACGCGACGACCGAGGCCGTCGAGCGCGCCGGCGGCACGGTCCGGGTGGCGCCCCGGGACCTGGGCGAGTGGGGCCGGATGGCCCAGTACAGCGATCCGCTGGGCGGCCAGTTCGCGGTCTGGCAGCCGGGCAAGGACACCGGCGTCGAGCTGGTCGACAAGGCGGGTTCGCTGAACTGGACCGAGTTGTACACGAGCGACGCCGCGGCGGCGAAGGAGTTCTACGGGAGCGTCTTCGGCTGGCGGTTCAGCGACATGCCGCTGCCGGGCGGCGGCGCCGACGGCACGTACACCCTCATCACGCCCGCCGGTCTGCCGGAGGACCGGATGCAGGGCGGCCTGATGGAGCTGTCGAAGGACGATCTCGCGCTGGCCGGCGGACGCCCGTACTGGCACCCGGTGTTCGCCGTCGACGACTGCGACGCGGCGGTCGCCGCGGCCACCGGCAACGGCGGCACGGTGCAGATGGGCCCGGAGGACGCGGAGGGCGTGGGCCGCATCGCCGTCTGTCTGGACCGTGCGAACGCCGATTTCGTCCTCCTGAAGCCGGCGGCGCAGGCCTGA
- a CDS encoding 3-hydroxybutyrate dehydrogenase — MTNTFPTPVPLPPPTAAIDLSGRTALVTGGGSGIGRACVLALAQAGAQVHVVDRDGAAAKAVAEIAGGTAHVTDLADGGAVDLLPSAVDILVNNAGLQHVAPLTEFPTERFELIQKVMVTAPFLLMRRTLPHMYAQGWGRIVNVSSVHGLRASAYKSAYVAAKHALEGLSKVAAIEGAPHGVTSNCVNPGYVRTPLVEGQVRDQAAAHGISEGDVLSNVMLARSPVKRLLESDEVAAAVLWLCGPHTGYLTGASLPLDGGWTAG, encoded by the coding sequence ATGACGAACACATTTCCCACGCCGGTTCCCCTGCCGCCGCCCACCGCCGCGATCGACCTGAGCGGGCGGACGGCGCTGGTGACCGGCGGCGGCAGCGGCATCGGCCGGGCCTGTGTCCTCGCCCTGGCCCAGGCCGGCGCCCAGGTCCATGTGGTCGACCGGGACGGCGCGGCGGCCAAGGCCGTCGCCGAGATCGCCGGCGGCACGGCGCACGTGACCGACCTCGCGGACGGGGGAGCCGTCGACCTCCTCCCGTCCGCGGTCGACATCCTGGTCAACAACGCCGGCCTCCAGCACGTCGCACCACTCACCGAGTTCCCCACCGAGCGGTTCGAGCTGATCCAGAAGGTGATGGTCACCGCACCGTTCCTGCTGATGCGCCGGACCCTGCCGCACATGTACGCCCAGGGCTGGGGCCGGATCGTCAACGTCTCCAGCGTCCACGGGCTGCGGGCCAGCGCCTACAAGTCGGCCTATGTCGCCGCCAAGCACGCCCTGGAGGGGCTGAGCAAGGTCGCCGCGATCGAGGGCGCCCCGCACGGCGTGACCAGCAACTGCGTCAACCCCGGCTATGTCCGCACCCCGCTCGTCGAGGGCCAGGTCCGCGACCAGGCCGCCGCCCACGGCATCAGCGAGGGCGACGTGCTCAGCAACGTGATGCTCGCCCGCTCGCCCGTCAAGCGGCTCCTGGAGTCCGACGAGGTCGCCGCCGCCGTCCTCTGGCTGTGCGGCCCGCACACCGGCTACCTCACCGGCGCCTCTCTCCCGCTCGACGGCGGCTGGACCGCGGGCTGA